In Pseudothermotoga hypogea DSM 11164 = NBRC 106472, the following are encoded in one genomic region:
- a CDS encoding sugar phosphate isomerase/epimerase family protein, which translates to MVRLIGINIDTKRLSGSEEKFKEELEKFECLGFDCVEIPPAGLDVIFNGEIVPERLNRIAQVLKRSSLKFTVHGPDPVDLTSDRKEDLQILSATIDFASSIGALTVVHHSGWFGKDEEKKRREIENLKRLCTKLERTNVCLVVENTKQLVEHTLQIVTAANHPQVKLLIDVGHLFLRVKGDEQKLLEQLTLGLPHTFELHVHDNFGKPEDDAESSLSRELHFAYLYGVGDLHLPLGLGKIPFERVFELVRERFDGIVVLEINDLNRFERDIPETLEKLKALSNVGGVQRA; encoded by the coding sequence GTGGTCAGATTGATTGGAATAAACATCGACACGAAGCGTCTGTCTGGTTCAGAAGAGAAATTCAAAGAAGAACTCGAGAAGTTTGAATGTCTTGGGTTCGACTGTGTCGAGATTCCCCCCGCAGGTCTGGATGTCATCTTTAACGGTGAGATCGTCCCCGAAAGATTGAACCGTATCGCACAGGTTCTGAAGCGTTCGAGTCTGAAGTTCACAGTTCACGGACCAGACCCTGTGGATCTGACTTCAGACAGGAAAGAAGATCTTCAGATCCTCTCGGCGACCATTGACTTCGCTTCCAGTATAGGCGCGCTGACGGTCGTCCATCACTCCGGTTGGTTTGGTAAAGACGAAGAGAAAAAACGTAGAGAGATCGAGAATCTGAAAAGACTCTGCACCAAACTTGAGAGGACGAACGTCTGTCTTGTCGTTGAGAACACCAAACAGCTGGTGGAACACACTTTGCAGATTGTTACAGCCGCGAACCATCCGCAGGTGAAACTCTTGATCGATGTGGGACATCTCTTCCTGAGAGTGAAAGGGGACGAGCAAAAGTTATTGGAACAGCTCACTCTCGGACTTCCCCATACTTTCGAACTGCACGTTCACGACAATTTTGGAAAACCAGAAGACGATGCTGAAAGTTCACTCTCGAGAGAGCTCCATTTCGCTTACTTGTACGGGGTGGGGGATTTACATTTACCTTTAGGACTTGGAAAAATTCCGTTCGAGCGAGTGTTCGAACTGGTGCGTGAAAGATTCGATGGCATAGTCGTTCTCGAGATAAACGA
- a CDS encoding ABC transporter substrate-binding protein — MRRLLFVVLLCAAVLLFASVEDSIVQVGRTLEKNGINEVRYAVWGTGDPNSVLRVLGIVEAARRINDIWAKNNINVKVIIRETRYELDFTQMYQEFLSKQPLGTAGDFLVNSYVYIAPLAEEGYLLDLTPYLEKHKELLDDFFASHIEVAKYKGRIYGLPQDTEARPFYIRKDIAAKVGLDLHGLDQKVLKGEFTWFDVYEWAKKTVQLGASQWGLIHRRGSAHPDLMQFILAFGSKLYDPADGKLVFDKEAIYKWLTIEWVFAREKLLPSDMMAWDWAKQVHPAIVDGKTLFDIGGTWYWTEWQTKDYYTDPKTGQMRGLKPEEVEQWFYYTLFPAGEPGKKPVTLSQPFMWMVSSKAGAQNPKYSALKSTYDELAFLIVAKASDPEINAIHSIISAHLPVGKASAALLANKEWLDKLYNLQIDLDPSVKEKIAGIVKATVNPINAKFLSDVSYMLDHTNFPPIHPMYAKLAAIFAEVVDYVLRGQMDPAKAIDYAIGKINADLDLKASVKIINEIPKDWRFAGK; from the coding sequence GTGAGAAGGTTGCTCTTCGTGGTACTGTTGTGCGCAGCGGTCTTGCTCTTCGCAAGCGTTGAGGACAGCATCGTTCAAGTGGGACGCACGCTCGAGAAGAACGGAATCAACGAGGTACGTTACGCGGTATGGGGCACTGGAGATCCCAACAGCGTGCTCAGGGTTCTGGGTATCGTTGAGGCGGCGAGGCGCATCAACGACATCTGGGCTAAGAACAACATCAACGTCAAGGTGATCATCAGAGAGACGCGTTACGAACTGGACTTCACGCAGATGTATCAGGAATTTTTGAGCAAGCAACCTCTTGGAACTGCTGGTGATTTTCTGGTGAACTCGTACGTGTACATCGCACCGCTCGCCGAAGAAGGTTATCTGCTCGATCTGACGCCGTACCTCGAGAAACACAAAGAGCTCCTCGATGACTTCTTTGCCTCTCACATCGAAGTGGCCAAGTACAAAGGAAGGATCTACGGCCTGCCACAGGACACCGAGGCGAGACCCTTCTACATCAGGAAAGACATCGCAGCCAAGGTTGGACTCGACCTGCACGGCTTGGACCAGAAGGTCTTGAAAGGTGAGTTCACCTGGTTCGATGTCTACGAGTGGGCGAAGAAGACTGTTCAGTTGGGAGCCTCGCAGTGGGGTCTGATTCACAGAAGAGGAAGCGCACATCCTGACCTGATGCAGTTCATACTCGCCTTTGGAAGCAAACTGTACGATCCTGCAGATGGGAAGCTCGTATTCGACAAAGAAGCGATCTACAAGTGGCTCACGATCGAGTGGGTCTTTGCGAGAGAGAAACTGCTTCCGTCCGACATGATGGCTTGGGATTGGGCAAAGCAGGTTCATCCGGCCATAGTTGATGGAAAGACTCTGTTCGACATCGGTGGGACTTGGTACTGGACAGAGTGGCAAACCAAGGATTACTACACCGATCCGAAGACCGGGCAGATGAGGGGATTGAAACCCGAAGAGGTCGAGCAGTGGTTCTACTACACGCTGTTCCCGGCGGGAGAACCTGGAAAGAAACCCGTGACGCTGAGCCAGCCGTTCATGTGGATGGTCAGTTCGAAGGCCGGCGCGCAGAACCCCAAGTACAGCGCTCTGAAGTCCACCTACGATGAACTCGCTTTCCTGATCGTCGCTAAGGCGTCCGATCCAGAGATCAACGCCATACACAGCATCATAAGTGCGCACTTGCCAGTTGGAAAAGCTTCGGCCGCGTTGCTCGCCAACAAAGAATGGCTCGACAAACTGTACAACCTCCAAATCGACCTCGATCCGAGCGTGAAAGAGAAGATCGCTGGCATCGTCAAAGCGACTGTCAATCCAATCAACGCAAAATTCTTGTCCGATGTTTCCTACATGCTCGATCACACCAACTTCCCGCCGATACACCCGATGTACGCGAAGCTTGCGGCGATCTTCGCAGAGGTGGTCGACTACGTGTTGAGAGGTCAGATGGATCCGGCCAAAGCGATCGACTACGCCATTGGTAAAATCAACGCGGATCTCGATCTCAAGGCCAGCGTGAAGATCATCAACGAGATACCGAAAGATTGGAGATTTGCTGGTAAATGA
- a CDS encoding carbohydrate ABC transporter permease, with protein MTKERYSRKWELWAFLAPALVVVVIFYVVPLILTVYTSFTPLRNWNIQRYATRLIGFYNYQKLFHAIANDPSVRAVFLTTAVFVGCTLLVNVLGGLILALLTFFVDKRTNSIASTIWLLPRMSPIAVYGLVWYYFFHGSSVGTLNSLFLKLGFIDKPVAWGQAFIPYGPWSVIIFVNGLVGVSFGMIVLSSAIKSIPSEFVIAARVDGATDWQICRRVLIPQIKWHIMYVTTWQLLSLLTSYAHTYLLVSWRLVNKSYGTPWALYVYDLAFTGVFDQGLAAAAGTLLVLVGGLLGLMTLRILGFGKLMTEPRGDI; from the coding sequence ATGACCAAGGAAAGATACTCAAGAAAGTGGGAGCTGTGGGCCTTCTTGGCCCCGGCTCTCGTTGTTGTGGTGATATTCTACGTCGTACCGCTCATCTTGACTGTATACACCAGCTTCACCCCTCTCAGAAACTGGAACATACAACGTTACGCGACGAGACTGATTGGTTTTTACAACTATCAGAAATTGTTCCACGCCATAGCGAACGATCCGTCGGTGAGGGCGGTCTTTTTGACGACCGCAGTTTTCGTCGGTTGCACGTTGCTTGTGAACGTGCTCGGCGGTTTGATCTTAGCTTTGCTCACCTTTTTCGTTGATAAAAGGACGAACTCTATCGCGAGCACGATCTGGTTGTTACCAAGAATGTCACCCATCGCGGTGTACGGACTGGTCTGGTACTATTTCTTCCATGGCAGCAGTGTGGGCACTTTGAATTCCCTCTTTTTGAAACTCGGTTTCATCGACAAACCCGTCGCTTGGGGTCAGGCCTTCATTCCCTATGGTCCGTGGAGCGTGATCATCTTCGTCAACGGGCTGGTGGGTGTGAGTTTCGGAATGATCGTGCTCTCTTCGGCCATCAAGAGCATTCCGAGCGAGTTCGTCATCGCTGCGAGGGTCGATGGTGCGACGGACTGGCAGATCTGCAGGAGGGTTTTGATACCTCAAATCAAATGGCACATCATGTACGTCACCACATGGCAATTGCTGAGTCTGCTCACTTCTTACGCGCACACGTACCTTCTGGTGAGCTGGAGATTGGTGAACAAGTCTTACGGAACCCCCTGGGCTCTATATGTGTACGATCTTGCGTTCACAGGTGTGTTCGACCAAGGATTGGCGGCCGCGGCGGGAACCCTTCTGGTCCTGGTGGGAGGACTGCTCGGTCTGATGACGCTCAGAATACTGGGCTTTGGAAAGCTCATGACGGAGCCGCGTGGTGATATCTGA
- a CDS encoding carbohydrate ABC transporter permease, producing the protein MSLGDVEVRSKSRQIFYSIILIAFSVPVIMAFSMLVLSSFANQMVTNFDFSKVRFTLKNWQLLFQGRIAITGGLRENIFLYLISTAIVALGVAIVTTLVGTLSGYAISRIRFKGRKFVLLMMLMLHALPGSILIVGVYFLYRLWMPTSLNALRYFSFFYVIIARAALEVPLSVWLMKGFFDLLPWEIEWSALVDGASRLKTWAKIMMPLIKPGVVAILIFGFLAGWQDIIYVRTFLIDKTLATFIESNLEAEMAYMPLLAAAATLYLLPTIFFYISSQKLLFKVYAGGIRR; encoded by the coding sequence ATGAGTCTGGGCGATGTGGAAGTTCGAAGCAAGAGCAGACAGATCTTTTATTCCATCATTCTAATAGCCTTCTCCGTGCCGGTGATCATGGCCTTTTCCATGCTCGTTCTTTCGAGCTTCGCAAACCAGATGGTGACGAACTTCGACTTTTCCAAGGTGAGATTCACGCTTAAGAACTGGCAACTTTTGTTTCAGGGCAGGATCGCCATAACTGGAGGGCTGAGGGAGAACATATTCCTCTACTTAATCAGCACGGCGATCGTCGCACTCGGAGTGGCCATCGTCACCACGCTCGTTGGGACTCTTTCTGGCTATGCGATCTCAAGGATCAGGTTCAAAGGGAGAAAGTTCGTACTCTTGATGATGCTCATGTTGCACGCTCTGCCCGGTTCGATCCTCATCGTCGGAGTCTACTTTCTCTACAGGCTGTGGATGCCGACGAGTCTCAACGCGCTCCGATATTTTTCTTTCTTCTATGTCATCATCGCCCGCGCCGCACTCGAAGTTCCACTCTCAGTGTGGCTCATGAAGGGCTTTTTCGATCTGCTGCCCTGGGAGATAGAGTGGTCCGCGCTGGTCGATGGTGCTTCGAGACTCAAGACTTGGGCGAAGATCATGATGCCCTTGATAAAACCCGGTGTGGTGGCTATACTGATCTTTGGTTTTCTCGCTGGCTGGCAGGACATCATCTATGTCAGAACGTTTCTCATAGACAAGACGCTCGCAACCTTCATCGAATCGAATCTGGAAGCTGAGATGGCTTACATGCCTCTGCTCGCCGCTGCAGCCACGCTTTATCTTTTACCCACGATCTTCTTCTACATAAGTTCTCAGAAGCTTCTGTTCAAAGTCTACGCGGGTGGCATCAGGAGGTGA
- a CDS encoding ABC transporter ATP-binding protein codes for MASIVLENITKKFGKVTALDGVNLQIDDGEFIVLLGPSGSGKTTLMYLIAGIYRPTSGRILFDGRDVTNLSPKERNVGLVFQNWALYPHMKVFDNIAFPLTLKKTDRNTIQQRVHEVASMLKIEALLERYPWQLSGGQQQRVAIARALVKQPQILLFDEPLSNLDALLRIGVRTELKRLQKDLKITSVYVTHDQAEALAIADRIAVINNGKLIQVGTPEEIYYKPRHTFVAGFVGNPPANLLNVEFDGTKLTIQTKTFQAPVELLQKISGRRRIVLGFRPEKGILLDRITENAVGIEVQIYEVESMGREQIVTVSIEQTMVKVLRPSEEKFQVGQRLFLCVDIKDLMLFDFDTNEALDVQ; via the coding sequence TTGGCATCCATCGTGCTCGAGAACATCACGAAGAAGTTCGGCAAGGTTACGGCGCTCGATGGGGTGAATTTACAGATAGACGACGGCGAGTTCATCGTGTTGCTCGGTCCATCGGGTAGCGGCAAAACCACGTTGATGTACCTGATCGCAGGCATCTACAGACCAACTTCTGGACGCATCCTCTTCGACGGAAGGGACGTGACGAACCTGTCTCCAAAGGAGAGAAATGTGGGCCTGGTCTTTCAAAACTGGGCGCTCTATCCTCACATGAAGGTGTTCGACAACATAGCCTTCCCTCTGACCTTGAAGAAGACTGACAGAAACACGATCCAACAAAGGGTTCACGAAGTGGCAAGCATGCTCAAAATAGAAGCCCTCCTTGAGAGATACCCCTGGCAGTTGAGCGGTGGGCAACAACAACGTGTCGCCATTGCGAGAGCATTGGTGAAGCAACCTCAGATCCTTCTGTTCGATGAGCCGCTGAGCAACCTCGACGCGCTTTTGAGAATCGGTGTCAGGACGGAACTGAAAAGGTTACAGAAAGATTTGAAGATCACCTCGGTCTACGTCACGCACGATCAAGCTGAAGCTTTGGCGATCGCAGACAGAATTGCAGTGATAAACAATGGAAAACTGATTCAAGTGGGCACACCGGAGGAAATTTATTACAAACCGAGACACACGTTCGTGGCCGGCTTTGTGGGAAATCCACCCGCGAACCTCTTGAACGTTGAGTTCGATGGAACGAAATTGACGATACAGACTAAAACTTTCCAGGCCCCGGTCGAATTGCTGCAGAAGATCTCTGGCAGAAGAAGGATCGTTCTGGGCTTCAGGCCAGAGAAGGGAATCTTACTTGATCGCATCACAGAGAACGCCGTCGGTATCGAGGTACAGATTTACGAGGTCGAATCCATGGGAAGAGAACAAATCGTGACCGTTTCTATAGAACAGACGATGGTGAAAGTGCTGAGGCCCTCCGAAGAAAAGTTCCAGGTGGGTCAAAGGCTGTTTTTGTGTGTTGATATAAAAGATTTGATGCTTTTCGATTTCGACACGAACGAAGCGCTCGATGTTCAGTGA